A window from Kluyveromyces lactis strain NRRL Y-1140 chromosome E complete sequence encodes these proteins:
- the RPS16B gene encoding 40S ribosomal protein uS9 (highly similar to uniprot|P40213 Saccharomyces cerevisiae YMR143w RPS16A or uniprot|P40213 Saccharomyces cerevisiae YDL083c RPS16B): MSTVPSVQTFGKKKSATAVAHVKAGKGLIKVNGSPITLVQPEILRFKVYEPLLLVGLDKFANIDIRVKVTGGGHVSQVYAIRQAIAKGLVAYHQKFVDEQSKNELKKAFTSYDRTLLIADSRRPEPKKFGGRGARSRFQKSYR, from the exons ATGTCTACTGTCCCAAGTGTCCAA ACTTTTGGTAAGAAGAAGTCTGCTACTGCCGTTGCCCACGTTAAGGCCGGTAAGGGTTTGATCAAGGTTAACGGTTCTCCAATCACCTTGGTGCAACCAGAAATCTTGAGATTCAAGGTTTACGAACCATTGTTATTGGTTGGTTTGGACAAGTTCGCCAACATCGACATCAGAGTTAAGGTTACCGGTGGTGGTCACGTCTCTCAAGTCTATGCTATCAGACAAGCTATCGCTAAGGGTTTGGTTGCTTACCACCAAAAGTTCGTCGATGAACAATCCAAGAAcgaattgaagaaggctTTCACTTCTTACGACAGAACCTTGTTGATCGCTGATTCTAGAAGACCAgaaccaaagaaattcGGTGGTAGAGGTGCTAGATCTAGATTCCAAAAATCTTACCGTTAA